One Meriones unguiculatus strain TT.TT164.6M chromosome 5, Bangor_MerUng_6.1, whole genome shotgun sequence DNA segment encodes these proteins:
- the LOC132653961 gene encoding vomeronasal type-1 receptor 51-like, whose translation MNTHTHTHTHSDIRNTFFSEIGIGISANSFLLLFYILKFIPGHRPRPTDVLIGLLALIHLLMLMFIAFIATDIFISLRGWDDTICKLIVYLYRIFRGLSLCTTSLLSVLQAIILSPRSSCLAKFKHKSAHYILCAFLFLSVLYVLISSHLLVSIIATPNLTSNNFMYVTRSCSLLPMSYLMKSTFCTLMAVREVFLISVMVISTWYMVALLCRHRKQARHLHSTRLSPKASPEQRANRAFLLLMSFFVLMSILDCFISCSRTMFLNDATSYYIRLFVVHSYATVSPFVFMNTEKHVVNFFRSVCGRT comes from the exons atgaatacacacacacacacacacacaca ttctgacataaggaacaccttcttctctgaaattggcattgggatctcagccaacagcttccttcttctcttttacaTCCTCAAGTTCATTCCTGGGCACAGGCCTAGACCCACTGACGTGCTCATTGGTCTGCTGGCACtaatccacctactgatgctaatgttcatagcattcatagccacggacatttttatttctttgaggggatgggatgacaccatatgtaaactcattgtctacctgtacagaatttttagggGCCTCTCGctttgtaccaccagcctgctgagtgtcctccaggccatcatcctcagtcccagaagctcctgtttaGCCAAGTTCAAGCACAAATCTGCCCATTACATCTTAtgtgcctttctttttctgagtgtccttTATGTGCTCATTAGCAGTCACCTCTTAGTATCAATTATTGCCACTCCCAATTTGACTTCGAATAACTTCATGTACGTTACTAGGTCCTGTTCTCTCCTACCCATGAGTTACCtcatgaaaagcacattttgtacACTGATGGCCGTCAGGGAAGtctttcttattagtgttatggtcatctctacttggtacatggtggctctcttgtgcaggcacaggaagcaggcccggcatcttcacagcaccaggctttctccaaaagcatccccagagcaaagagctaacagggccttccttctgctcatgagcttctttgtgttGATGTCCATCTTGGATTgctttatctcctgctcaagaaCTATGTTCCTGAATGATGCAACATCTTACTATATCCGACTCTTTGTTGTCCAcagctatgccacagtcagcccttttgtgtttatgAACACTGAAAAACATGTCGTTAACTTTTTCAGGTCTGTGTGTGGaaggacataa